The Trypanosoma brucei brucei TREU927 chromosome 9, whole genome shotgun sequence genome includes a window with the following:
- a CDS encoding variant surface glycoprotein (GPI-Anchor Signal predicted for Tb09.244.0640 by DGPI v2.04, no cleavage site predicted) yields the protein MNYWIAATGALALAAAITAQGTTLLHNPKAQVTTTCGASHYMRHLTRQAESALERGLTNAKGALEKSNKLRVVAAYKTGGAATAASILAANLASETAKALETIKTETSNFLEGFTAAAELAGQQTIVSEIKSAQVQDVNTLTAAQAVTTPGIIQVKPTLAPAATAACFNDDGSPVSDAEAAQPNQGEPTLKFFVVSANTPGTTHNELLTIWGHGSTGTAPSTGCQNEATFIGIKGGDFLKTAAVTTTRLASSAGKTYPAITSTTTIPNDKTLNKAVTAIRKLETAVEALDAISDVSSPEDVAARPELKEAIAKALDGDKATYANSATKAKVDSFMAETFGKEPTIVKNTIVKDLKDLKPPKSAVGGNGENKLETINDPKELANAATYYTVKKFVDEQEQKKKNQANRSCPTNTDKTTEPAKSADECKKHTTAKDCKKEAGCDFDDKKPEGERCFPKPETEKKDDKSFSSNVRVSVPHVFAAFAALLF from the coding sequence ATGAATTACTGGATAGCGGCAACCGGTGCGCTAGCACTAGCAGCGGCCATTACTGCACAAGGCACCACTTTGCTACACAATCCCAAAGCTCAAGTAACGACCACATGCGGGGCAAGTCATTACATGCGTCACTTAACGCGGCAAGCGGAGAGCGCATTGGAGAGAGGACTAACAAACGCAAAAGGCGCTCTAGAAAAATCAAACAAACTACGCGTTGTAGCAGCTTATAAAACAGGCGGGGCGGCAACAGCAGCCAGCATATTAGCAGCCAACCTAGCTTCGGAAACTGCCAAGGCACTTGAAACGATAAAAACCGAAACGTCCAATTTTCTAGAAGGCTTCACGGCCGCGGCCGAGCTAGCAGGCCAGCAAACAATCGTTTCAGAAATTAAGTCAGCGCAAGTACAGGACGTCAATACGCTAACGGCGGCTCAAGCCGTCACGACGCCCGGCATAATCCAAGTCAAACCGACCCTAGcaccagcagcaacagcggcgtGCTTTAATGACGACGGGTCACCAGTAAGCGACGCAGAAGCAGCCCAACCCAATCAGGGCGAGCCCACATTAAAGTTTTTCGTCGTCAGTGCAAATACCCCTGGCACAACGCACAACGAATTGTTGACAATTTGGGGACACGGCTCCACTGGGACGGCGCCATCAACCGGATGTCAAAACGAAGCAACCTTTATCGGGATCAAAGGCGGGGACTTCCTTAAAACAGCGGCCGTAACAACCACACGACTGGCTAGCTCAGCAGGCAAAACATATCCAGCAATTACCAGCACAACAACGATACCCAATGACAAGACTTTAAACAAGGCGGTTACAGCAATAAGAAAACTAGAAACGGCGGTAGAGGCATTAGACGCCATATCAGATGTCTCAAGCCCAGAAGACGTAGCGGCGCGACCGGAACTGAAGGAGGCCATAGCCAAAGCTCTAGATGGAGACAAAGCGACATATGCCAACTCTGCAACGAAAGCGAAAGTCGACTCGTTTATGGCAGAAACATTTGGCAAAGAGCCAACAATAGTAAAAAACACCATAGTCAAAGACCTCAAGGACCTAAAGCCCCCAAAATCCGCAGTAGGTGGAAATGGGGAAAATAAGCTTGAGACAATAAATGACCCCAAAGAGCTCGCAAATGCAGCAACCTATTACACAGTCAAAAAATTCGTCGACgaacaagaacaaaagaagaaaaaccaagCAAATCGATCATGTCCCACAAATACAGATAAAACAACAGAACCAGCCAAATCAGCAGACGAATGCAAAAAGCATACAACAGCCAAAGATTGTAAAAAGGAAGCTGGTTGTGATTTTGATGATAAAAAACCTGAGGGTGAAAGATGCTTTCCAAAACCTGAaactgaaaagaaagatgacaAGTCATTTTCTAGCAATGTGAGAGTGTCTGTTCCTCACGTGTTTGCTGCATTTGCtgccttgcttttttaa